One part of the Quercus lobata isolate SW786 chromosome 7, ValleyOak3.0 Primary Assembly, whole genome shotgun sequence genome encodes these proteins:
- the LOC115952291 gene encoding transcription factor LAX PANICLE 1 → MDYLSTSTNPSSSGFSSAGNNNKEKKPKGGKRSKGVKLSTDPQSVAARERRHRISDRFKILQSLVPGGSKMDTVSMLEEAIHYVKFLKTQIWLHQTMINFVDEDPSLYLAGTYLPPQESYYAQNVLVDQVQPSELVPRPISSSFQCEEPVPFDTYAKY, encoded by the coding sequence atGGACTACCTTTCCACTTCTACTAACCCTAGCTCATCTGGGTTTTCTTCAGCGGGAAAtaacaacaaagaaaagaagccGAAGGGTGGGAAAAGAAGCAAAGGAGTGAAGCTCTCCACTGATCCTCAGAGTGTGGCAGCTAGGGAAAGGAGGCACAGAATCAGTGACAGGTTCAAGATCCTGCAGAGCTTAGTACCTGGTGGGAGCAAGATGGACACGGTGTCTATGTTGGAAGAAGCTATTCACTACGTGAAGTTCCTCAAGACTCAGATTTGGCTTCACCAAACCATGATCAACTTTGTGGATGAAGACCCATCTCTGTATCTTGCTGGTACTTATCTGCCTCCGCAAGAGAGCTATTATGCACAAAACGTTTTAGTCGATCAAGTACAACCTTCAGAACTAGTACCACGGCCAATAAGTTCTTCCTTCCAATGTGAAGAGCCTGTGCCTTTTGACACTTATGCGAAATACTAG
- the LOC115952646 gene encoding receptor-like protein 7 — protein MRISLFSWLFFIPICSVFLNFGISVVSQTCTTDQRDFLIGLKNNLIFNNNSSKTLVYWNTSSNCCSWEGVTCSKEGHVIGLNLFNESITGGLHNSSLFSLQYLQSLNLAYNNLSSSAIPSQFGSLTKLSYLNLSNAGFVGQIPNAISRLTRLVTLDLSTLSFLSISMLKIENPDLATLVQNFGELKELYLDGVNISAPGNEWCQALSSSVPNLRVLSMSDCYLSGPFNSSLSKLHSLSIICLDSNPFNAPVPEFFAKFRNLTSLGLSSCGLNGTFPEKMFKVLTLQMLDLSYNKLLQGSLPEFLPNGSLRSLLLSGTKFSGALPGSIGNLKMLSTIDLFGCNFIGSITNSMAKLTQLIYLDMSLNEFNGQIPSFSMAKNLTEINLSHNNLEGSINSTQWEELIKLVNLDLGYNSIEGSIPLSLFSHPSLQKLQLLNNKFSGGLKGFNVSSYSLNILDLSSNNLEGPLPVSVFKLQGLKFLSFSSNKFNGSFQLDEIQNLRNLSNLDLSYNQLSINYNGTASSLPFPHFSTLKLASCKLSKFPDFLKNQSKLVTLDLSRNQIPGEIPNWIWKPNNLMYLNLSYNRLVTLQGPFWNLSSQLSVLDLHSNQLQGQLTHLPRVAYLDFSMNNFSSVIPTSIGISLTFIIFLSLSSNNFHGNIPRSLCNASYIQVLDLSNNSLSGAIPQCFNTISETLGVLNLRRNHLAGPIPDIFLGNCVLQTLSLNRNLLEGKLPESLANCPNLEVLDIGNNHFEDVFPCYLRNISSLRVLVLRSNKFFGPIGCYGPNATWPMLQIIDIASNNFTGQLPRKSFSTWKAMMVNEDEVMSKPNHLQFGFLNFGHFYYQDAITVTIKGLEFELVKILRLFTSIDISCNKFEGPIPEELAAFKSLYVVNLSHNALTGHIPPSLGNLSQLESFDLSSNNLTGEIPVQLVDSLTFLSFLNLSFNQLVGKIPQGKQFSTFSNDSYKGNKGLCGYPLQTECTSDKASPPSATQKARRKISTTLIGFDWQFILTGLGFGVGAAVVVAPLTFWEKGRKWQDDSIEKILLIILPKMGLSYTCCYNAKVEAEEDIEDENTEDSEDEDDDDEMEDEEFQGRYCVICSKLDISRKRVIHDPQCTCHNSPPISSSSSS, from the coding sequence ATGAGAATTTCACTCTTTTCATGGCTTTTCTTCATACCCATATGCTCAGTTTTCCTGAACTTTGGCATCTCCGTGGTGTCTCAAACATGTACTACCGATCAGCGAGACTTTTTGATCGGATTGAAGAACAACCTCATATTCAACAATAACTCTTCCAAAACACTAGTGTACTGGAATACAAGTTCAAATTGCTGTTCCTGGGAAGGTGTAACCTGCAGCAAGGAGGGACATGTTATTGGTCTCAACCTGTTCAACGAATCCATCACGGGTGGACTTCACAATTCAAGCCTCTTCAGTCTCCAGTACCTTCAGTCTCTGAATTTGGCTTATAACAACTTGAGTTCTTCTGCGATTCCATCTCAGTTTGGCAGTCTGACGAAGTTGAGTTATTTGAATTTGTCAAATGCTGGCTTTGTAGGGCAGATTCCAAATGCGATTTCACGTCTCACAAGGTTGGTTACTCTGGATTTGTCTACCCTTTCTTTCTTGAGTATTTCCATGCTGAAAATTGAGAACCCAGATTTAGCTACGCTAGTTCAGAATTTTGGGGAGCTAAAGGAACTTTATCTAGATGGTGTAAATATATCAGCGCCGGGGAATGAATGGTGTCAGGCCCTATCTTCATCAGTGCCAAATCTAAGGGTGTTGAGCATGTCTGACTGTTATCTTTCAGGGCCTTTTAATTCCTCCTTATCGAAGCTTCACTCCCTCTCAATTATTTGTCTCGATAGTAATCCCTTTAATGCTCCAGTTCCAGAATTTTTTGCTAAATTCAGGAATTTGACTTCCTTGGGTCTCAGTTCTTGTGGATTGAATGGAACATTTCCAGAAAAGATGTTCAAGGTTCTGACGCTGCAGATGCTTGACTTATCATATAATAAACTACTTCAAGGTTCTTTGCCAGAATTTCTTCCAAATGGTTCTCTTCGGTCACTGCTGCTTAGTGGTACAAAATTTTCAGGGGCACTGCCAGGTTCTATTGGTAACCTTAAAATGTTGTCCACAATAGATCTTTTTGGATGCAATTTCATTGGATCAATCACGAATTCTATGGCAAAACTTACTCAGTTAATTTATTTGGACATGTCGTTGAACGAATTCAACGGACAGATTCCATCATTCAGCATGGCCAAGAATCTGACAGAGATAAACCTTTCCCATAATAATCTGGAAGGTAGTATTAATTCCACTCAGTGGGAAGAGCTTATAAAACTGGTGAATCTTGACTTGGGTTACAATTCAATTGAAGGGAGTATTCCATTGTCCCTGTTTTCCCATCCATCTCTGCAGAAACTACAACTTTTGAACAACAAATTTTCTGGTGGACTCAAGGGATTTAACGTTTCTTCTTACTCATTGAACATCCTTGATTTGAGTAGCAACAACTTGGAAGGGCCCTTACCTGTGTCTGTCTTCAAGCTCCAAGGTCTTAAAttcctctcattttcttccAACAAATTTAATGGCTCCTTCCAGCTTGATGAGATTCAGAATCTACGCAATCTATCAAATCTTGATCTTTCTTACAACCAGTTGTCAATCAATTATAATGGTACTGCTTCTTCCTTGCCCTTTCCCCATTTTAGCACATTGAAGTTGGCTTCTTGCAAATTGAGCAAATTCCCTGATTTCTTGAAAAACCAATCCAAATTAGTCACTCTAGACCTTTCACGCAACCAGATTCCTGGAGAGATACCCAATTGGATTTGGAAACCTAATAATCTTATGTACCTAAATCTCTCATATAACCGCCTTGTGACTCTACAAGGGCCTTTCTGGAATCTTTCTTCTCAATTAAGTGTCCTAGACCTTCACTCCAACCAACTCCAGGGGCAACTCACACATCTCCCACGAGTTGCATATCTGGACTTCTCAATGAATAACTTCAGCTCTGTTATACCAACTAGCATTGGTATCTCCCTtactttcataattttcttatCTCTTTCAAGCAATAACTTCCATGGGAATATACCTCGATCATTATGCAATGCTAGTTATATTCAAGTTCTTGATCTATCTAATAATTCCTTGAGTGGCGCCATTCCTCAATGCTTCAACACAATAAGTGAGACTCTAGGGGTTCTGAATCTAAGGAGGAACCACCTCGCTGGTCCAATACCTGACATATTTCTAGGCAATTGTGTTTTACAAACTCTAAGTCTCAACAGAAATTTACTAGAAGGAAAGTTACCTGAGTCTCTGGCCAATTGCCCAAATTTGGAGGTCTTGGACATAGGGAACAACCATTTTGAGGATGTCTTCCCATGTTACTTGAGGAACATATCCAGCTTACGTGTCCTTGTCTTGCGATCTAACAAATTTTTCGGGCCCATTGGTTGTTATGGGCCGAATGCCACCTGGCCGATGCTTCAGATTATAGACATAGCTTCAAACAATTTTACTGGTCAGCTTCCAAGAAAATCCTTTTCTACCTGGAAGGCAATGATGGTCAATGAAGATGAGGTCATGTCAAAGCCCAATCACctccaatttggattcttaaaTTTTGGTCACTTTTACTATCAAGATGCAATAACAGTTACCATTAAAGGTCTAGAGTTTGAGCTGGTGAAGATTCTGAGACTCTTCACCTCAATTGACATTTCCTGCAATAAATTTGAGGGGCCAATTCCAGAAGAATTAGCAGCATTCAAATCACTGTATGTTGTCAACTTATCGCACAATGCCCTTACAGGCCATATCCCACCATCTCTGGGAAATTTGTCCCAGCTGGAATCATTTGACTTGTCAAGCAACAACCTTACAGGGGAGATCCCTGTGCAACTTGTAGATAGTCTTACTTTCCTTTCATTTCTCAACCTTTCCTTCAATCAATTGGTGGGGAAGATTCCACAAGGCAAGCAATTTTCTACGTTTTCAAATGATTCCTATAAAGGGAACAAGGGATTATGTGGGTACCCTTTGCAAACAGAATGCACAAGTGATAAAGCTTCACCACCTTCAGCAACACAAAAGGCTAGACGCAAAATTTCAACAACTTTGATTGGTTTTGATTGGCAGTTCATACTGACCGGATTGGGTTTTGGGGTTGGAGCAGCAGTTGTTGTTGCTCCCTTAACATTTTGGGAGAAAGGTAGAAAATGGCAGGATGATAGCATTGAAAAGATTCTTCTGATTATTCTTCCAAAGATGGGATTGTCTTACACTTGCTGCTATAATGCAAAGGTTGAGGCAGAGGAAGATATTGAAGATGAGAACACAGAAGACAGTGAAGacgaggatgatgatgatgaaatgGAAGATGAAGAATTTCAAGGACGGTACTGTGTTATTTGTTCTAAACTCGACATCAGTAGGAAGAGGGTCATCCATGACCCCCAATGCACATGCCATAACTCACCCCccatttcttcttcatcttcttcatag
- the LOC115952647 gene encoding receptor-like protein 20, translating to MSDCYLSGPFDSSLQKLQSLSIIRLDFNLFNAHVPDFFANFANLTSLGLSSCGLNGTFPEKVFRILTLQTIDLSNNELLQGSLPEFLPNGSLRSLLLSGTKFSGALPDSIGNLAMLSRIDLSGCNFSGSIPNSMGNLTQLVYLDMSSNSFNGLIPSFSMAKKLTQIYLSHNDLTGKIDSLNWKDLLNLVILDLGNNSLKGNIPASLFSLPSLQILRLFHNQFYGRLGFNVSSHLLNTLDLSSNNLEGPVPTSVFQLKGLKLLSLSLNNFSGSLQLNKIQQLRNLSNLDLSYNNLSIEYIETSSSSSFPQISTLKLASCKLKTSPDFLINQSKLTMLDLSNNEIPGKIPNWIQNLTNLLYLNLSHNLLEGPLLNLPSTLTILDLHSNKLQGQLPTLPPSAIYLDLSWNNFTSFIPAGILSSLSVASLLYLSNNHLSGSIPVSICNAPYLQVLDLHNNFLNGTIPQCFYGMTETLRVLDLRRNNLGGNLSDSFPVNCGLLTLNLNGNLLEGAVPKSLGNCKRLEVLDLGNNKIKDAFPCYLKNISSLHVLILRSNQFYGSIVCGGPNTSWPMLQIVDLASNNFIGRLPRESIFAWKAMMDHAQSRIQYLQFGILQFSQNYYQDMIRVTIKGLDIELVRILTLFTSIDVSCNNLNGTIPEEIGELKSLRLLNFSHNALTGHIQPSLGNLTQLESLDLSSNNLTGEIPVQLADSLTFLSFLNLSFNQLVGPIPQGKQFATFTNDSYERNRGLCGSPLVKNCTNGTAPPPSATQKSEGTSSTTLIGFDWQFILTGLGFGVGAAVVVAPLTFWEKGRKWHDDSIDKILLVILPMMGLSYTGCYNAKVEAEEDLEDENTEDSEDDDDDDEMEDEEFRGRYCVICSKLDISWTRVIHDPMCACHNSPPLSSSSSTSSSSS from the coding sequence ATGTCTGATTGTTATCTTTCAGGGCCTTTTGATTCCTCCTTACAGAAGCTTCAGTCTCTCTCAATTATTCGTCTCGATTTTAATCTCTTTAATGCTCACGTTCCAGATTTTTTTGCCAATTTCGCAAATTTGACTTCCTTGGGTCTCAGTTCTTGTGGATTGAATGGAACATTTCCAGAAAAAGTCTTCCGGATTCTAACACTGCAGACAATTGACTTGTCAAATAATGAACTACTTCAAGGTTCTTTGCCAGAATTTCTTCCAAATGGTTCTCTTCGGTCACTGCTGCTTAGTGGTACAAAATTTTCAGGGGCACTGCCAGATTCTATTGGTAACCTTGCAATGTTGTCCAGAATAGATCTTTCTGGGTGCAATTTCAGTGGATCAATACCGAACTCTATGGGAAATCTTACTCAATTGGTTTATTTGGACATGTCATCAAACAGCTTCAACGGACTAATTCCATCATTCAGCATGGCCAAGAAGTTGACCCAGATATACCTTTCCCATAATGATCTAACAGGTAAGATTGATTCCCTTAACTGGAAGGATCTTCTGAATCTGGTGATTCTTGACTTGGGTAACAATTCACTTAAAGGGAATATTCCGGCCTCCCTGTTTTCCCTTCCATCATTGCAAATATTACGACTTTTCCACAACCAATTTTATGGTCGGCTTGGATTTAATGTTTCTTCTCACCTACTGAACACCCTTGATTTGAGTAGCAACAACTTGGAAGGGCCAGTACCAACGTCTGTCTTTCAACTTAAAGGTCTTAAGCTTCTCTCACTTTCTTTAAACAACTTTAGCGGCTCCTTGCAGCTCAATAAGATTCAGCAGTTGAGAAACCTTTCCAATCTTGATCTTTCCTACAACAACTTATCGATTGAGTATATTGAAACTTCTTCATCATCGTCCTTTCCCCAAATTTCCACATTAAAATTGGCTTCTTGCAAATTGAAGACTTCTCCTGATTTCTTGATAAACCAATCCAAATTAACCATGCTAGACCTTTCAAATAATGAGATTCCTGGAAAGATACCCAACTGGATTCAGAATCTTACTAATCTTCTTTACCTAAATCTCTCGCATAACCTCCTGGAAGGGCCTTTGCTCAATCTTCCTTCTACGTTAACTATCCTAGATCTTCATTCCAACAAACTCCAGGGGCAACTCCCAACTCTCCCACCATCTGCCATATATCTGGATCTCTCATGGAATAATTTCACCTCTTTTATACCTGCTGGCATTCTCAGCTCCCTCAGTGTTGCTTCTCTCTTATATCTTTCAAACAATCATTTATCTGGCAGTATCCCTGTATCAATATGCAATGCTCCATATCTGCAAGTTCTTGATCTgcacaataattttttgaatggcACTATTCCCCAATGCTTCTATGGAATGACTGAGACTCTCAGGGTGTTGGATTTGAGAAGGAACAATCTTGGTGGCAATTTATCTGATTCGTTTCCAGTTAATTGTGGTTTACTAACTCTAAACCTCAATGGAAACCTATTAGAAGGAGCGGTACCAAAGTCTTTGGGGAATTGCAAACGTTTGGAGGTCTTGGACCTGGGGAACAATAAGATAAAGGATGCCTTCCCATGTTACCTGAAGAACATATCCTCGTTGCATGTCCTTATCTTGCGATCTAACCAATTTTATGGGTCCATTGTTTGTGGAGGGCCAAATACCTCTTGGCCAATGCTTCAAATTGTTGACCTAGCTTCAAACAATTTTATTGGTCGACTTCCAAGAGAATCCATTTTTGCTTGGAAGGCAATGATGGATCATGCCCAGTCACGAATTCAATACCTCCAATTTGGAATCCTACAATTCAGTCAAAATTATTATCAAGATATGATAAGAGTTACCATTAAAGGTCTAGACATTGAGCTGGTTAGGATTTTAACTCTTTTCACTTCGATTGATGTATCCTGCAACAATCTTAATGGGACAATACCAGAAGAAATAGGAGAGCTCAAATCGCTACGTCTTCTCAACTTCTCACATAATGCTCTTACAGGCCACATTCAACCATCTCTGGGCAACTTGACTCAATTGGAATCATTGGACTTGTCAAGCAACAACCTTACAGGGGAGATCCCTGTGCAACTCGCAGATAGTCTCACTTTCCTTTCATTCCTAAACCTTTCATTCAATCAATTGGTGGGGCCAATTCCACAAGGCAAGCAATTTGCTACGTTTACAAATGATTCATATGAAAGGAACAGAGGATTATGTGGATCCCCGTTGGTGAAAAATTGCACAAATGGTACTGCTCCACCACCTTCAGCAACACAAAAATCTGAAGGCACTAGTTCAACCACTTTGATTGGATTTGATTGGCAGTTCATACTGACCGGATTGGGTTTTGGGGTTGGAGCAGCAGTTGTTGTTGCTCCCTTAACATTTTgggagaaaggaagaaaatggCACGATGATAGCATTGATAAGATTCTTCTGGTTATTCTTCCAATGATGGGACTGTCTTACACTGGCTGCTATAATGCAAAGGTTGAGGCAGAGGAAGATCTTGAAGATGAGAACACAGAAGACAGTGaagacgatgatgatgatgatgaaatgGAAGATGAAGAATTTCGCGGCCGGTACTGTGTTATTTGTTCTAAACTCGACATTAGTTGGACAAGGGTCATCCATGACCCTATGTGTGCATGCCATAACTCACCCCCACTTTCTTCTTCATCCTCTACATCCTCATCTTCTTCATAG